Proteins found in one Plasmodium relictum strain SGS1 genome assembly, chromosome: 13 genomic segment:
- a CDS encoding histidine triad protein, putative: MEKYKKILEYLEFNKNKSCEKYEFGMHEIDKREIFITTKYSYGFVNNKPLLPGHILLTTLKKKKKYNDLDIEEIIDINLLSNFMCYVMGKLFNTTSFSIAIQDGKEAGQTVEQVHIHIIPRKSSDYKNNDNIYKDLNKINLGYGKNIICDSCQHSINVFSQIPIEENFKLEEFNISIRSMEEMEKEANLIKSFIHNFSSQI, encoded by the exons atggaaaaatataaaaaaatattagaatatttagagtttaataaaaataagagttgtgaaaaatatgaatttgGCATGCATGAAATTGATAAAagagaaatttttataactaCCAAATATTCATATGGttttgtaaataataaaCCGCTTTTACCTGgtcatattttattaactacattaaaaaaaaaaaaaaaatataatgatttaGATATTGAAGAAATTATAGATATAAACTTATTATCAAATTTTATGTGCTATGTCATGggtaaattatttaatacaaCTAGCTTTTCTATTGCAATACAAGACGGTAAAGAAGCTGGGCAAACAGTAGAACAAGTTCATATTCATATAATACCTAGGAAAAGTTctgattataaaaataatgataatatatataaagacttaaataaaattaatttaggttatggaaaaaatataatatgtgATTCCTGCCAACATTCAATTAATGTTTTTTCTCAAATTCCtatagaagaaaattttaaattggAAGAATTCaa TATTTCTATTAGATCAATGGAAGAAATGGAAAAGGAGgctaatttaattaaatcatttataCACAACTTTTCTTctcaaatataa
- the ClpR gene encoding ATP-dependent Clp protease proteolytic subunit, putative, producing the protein MQKFFIFILITCIYIYKCKTITKRYNFITNKSNIKRFKNKKKTFFSDNEYHKHTINIPSLLLSKRIIFLSSPIYPHISEQIISQLLYLEYESKRKPIHLYINSTGDLENNKIINLNGITDVISIIDVINYISSDVYTYCLGKAYGISCILASSGKKGYRFSLKNSSFCLKQSYSIIPFNQATNIEIQNKEIMNTKKKVIDIIAKNTEKDKNLISDILERDRYFNSDEAVNFNLVDNILEKE; encoded by the coding sequence atgcaaaaattctttatatttattttaataacttgtatttatatatataaatgtaaaacaataacaaaaagatataattttataacaaataaaagtaatataaaaagattcaaaaataaaaaaaaaacatttttttctgATAATGAATATCATAAGCACACAATAAATATAccttctttattattatcaaaaagaataatttttttatcttctcCTATATATCCTCATATATCAGAACAAATTATTTCTCAACTATTATATTTAGAATATGAATCAAAAAGAAAAccaattcatttatatattaatagtaCAGGggatttagaaaataataaaattattaatttgaaTGGAATAACTGATGTGATATCAATAATTGAtgtaattaattatatttcttcTGATGTGTATACATATTGTTTAGGTAAAGCATATGGGATTTCATGTATACTAGCTAGTAGCGGAAAAAAAGGATATCgcttttctttaaaaaattcttctTTTTGCTTAAAGCAATCTTATTCAATCATACCCTTTAACCAAGCAACAAACATtgaaatacaaaataaagaaatcatgaacactaaaaaaaaagtaatagaTATAATCGCAAAAAATAcagaaaaagataaaaatttaatatcaGATATACTAGAAAGGGATAGGTATTTTAATTCAGATGAAGCTGTTAACTTCAACTTAGTTGATAATATTCTTGAAAAAGAATGA
- the PKG gene encoding cGMP-dependent protein kinase, putative, whose product MDDEDNPKKNNDRNKKKAIFANDEFSGEDSLMEDHLEIREKLSEDIDMIKTSLKNNLVCSTLNDNEILTLSNYMQFFVFKSGDVVIKQGEKGSYFFIINSGKFDVYVNDKKVKTMSKGNSFGEAALIHNTQRSATIMAVTDGTLWGVQRSTFRATLKQLSNRNFDENRSFIDSVSVFDMLTEAQKNMITNACVIQNFKPGETIVKQGDYGDVLYILKEGKATVYINDKEIRVLNKGSYFGERALLYDEPRSATIIAKEHTACASICRKLLNIVLGNLQVVLFRNIMTEALQQSEIFKHFSGEQLNDIADTAIVRDYPENYNILHKDKVKSVRYVIVLEGKVELFLDDESIGILTRGKSFGDQYVLNQKQKFKHTIKSLEVCKIALITESCLANCLGNNNIDASIDYNNKKSIIKKMYIFRYLTENQCNLLIEAFRTTRYEEGDYIIQEGEMGSRFYIIKTGEVEIVKNNKRLRTLGKNDYFGERALLYDEPRTASVISKVNNVECWFVDKSVFLQIIQGPMLAHLEERIRMQDTKVEMEELETERIIGRGTFGTVKLVLHKPTKIRYALKCVSKRSIINLNQQTNIKLEREITAENDHPFIIRLVRTFKDSRYFYFLTELVTGGELYDAIRKLGLLSKSQAQFYLGSIILAIEYLHERNIVYRDLKPENILLDKQGYVKLIDFGCAKKIQGRAYTLVGTPHYMAPEVILGKGYGCTVDIWALGICLYEFICGPLPFGNDEEDQLEIFRDILTGQLTFPEYVTDTDSINLMKRLLCRLPQGRIGCSINGFKDIKEHSFFSSFDWDKLAGRLLDPPLISKAETYAEDIDIKQIEEEDAVDEEEPLNDDDNWDIDF is encoded by the exons atggatgACGAAGATAacccaaaaaaaaa CAatgatagaaataaaaaaaaagcaatttTTGCAAATGACGAGTTCTCAGGGGAAGATAGTTTAATGGAg gaTCATTTAGAAATCCGAGAAAAACTTTCAGAAGATATTGATATGATTAAAACTTCTTTAAAAAACAATCTTGTATGTAGTACtttaaatgataatgaaattttaacTTTGTCTAACTATATgcaattttttgtttttaaatcTGGAGATGTGGTTATAAAACAAGGAGAAAAAG gatcttacttttttattataaatagtGGAAAGTTTGATGTTTAtgtaaatgataaaaaagtaaaaacaaTGAGTAAAGGAAATTCATTTGGTGAAGCAGCTTTAATTCATAATACACAGAGAAGTGCAACCATAATGGCTGTGACAGATGGAACTTTATGGGGAGTACAAAGGAGTACTTTTAGAGCAACTTTAAAACAGTTGTCGAATAGAAATTTTGATGAAAATAGATCTTTTATTGATTCTGTTTCTGTTTTTGATATGTTAACAGAAGCTCAGAAAAATATGATTACAAATGCTTGTGTTATTCAGAACTTCAAACCAGGGGAAACAATTGTCAAACAAGGAGATTATGGAgatgttttatatattttaaaagaaggTAAAGCTACAGTTTATATTaatgataaagaaataagAGTTCTTAATAaa GGATCTTATTTTGGAGAGAGAGCACTATTGTATGATGAACCAAGAAGTGCAACCATTATTGCAAAGGAGCATACTGCATGTGCTTCTATTTGtagaaaattattaaacATTGTATTAGGAAACTTACAAGTAGTTTTATTTCGTAATATAATGACTGAAGCTTTGCAACAGAGTGAAATTTTTAAGCATTTCAGTGGAGAACAACTAAATGATATAGCAGATACAGCTATTGTTAGAGACTATCcggaaaattataatatactACATAAAGATAAAGTAAAATCTGTTAGATATGTTATAGTATTAGAAGGAAAAGTAGAACTTTTTCTTGATGATGAATCTATTGGTATATTAACAAGGGGAAAGTCTTTTGGTGATCAATATGTTTTAAATCagaaacaaaaatttaaacaTACCATTAAATCATTAGAGGTTTGCAAAATAGCTTTAATAACTGAATCTTGTTTGGCAAACTGCTTAGGAAATAATAACATAGATGCATCTATcgattataataataaaaaaagtattataaaaaaaatgtatatatttagatATTTGACTGAAAACCAATGCAATTTGTTAATTGAAGCTTTTAGAACAACCAGATATGAAGAAGGTGATTATATAATACAAGAAGGAGAAATGGGTTCaagattttatattataaaaactgGAGAAGTagaaatagtaaaaaataataaaagattaaGAACATTAGGaaaaaatgattattttGGGGAGAGAGCATTATTATATGATGAACCTAGAACTGCATCTGTTATAAGCAAAGTAAATAATGTTGAATGCTGGTTTGTTGATAAAAGTGtttttttacaaattatTCAAGGACCTATGTTAGCACATTTGGAAGAAAGAATAAGAATGCAAGATACAAAAGTAGAGATGGAGGAATTAGAAACAGAAAGAATTATAGGTAGGGGAACATTTGGTACTGTTAAATTGGTTCTTCATAAACCAACGAAAATTAGATATGCCTTAAAATGTGTTAGTAAAAGAAGTATAATTAACTTGAATCAGCAAACAAATATAAAGTTAGAAAGAGAAATAACTGCAGAAAATGATCATCCATTTATTATCAGGTTAGTAAGAACATTTAAAGATTCTAgatatttttactttctcACGGAATTAGTAACAGGTGGTGAATTATACGATGCTATAAGAAAATTAGGTTTATTATCAAAATCTCAGGCTCAATTTTATTTAGGTTCTATTATATTAGCAATAGAATATTTGCATGAAAGAAACATTGTTTATAGAGATTTAAAAcctgaaaatattttattagatAAGCAAGGATATGTTAAATTAATTGATTTTGGATGTGCTAAAAAAATACAAGGTAGAGCCTATACATTGGTAGGTACACCTCATTATATGGCTCCTGAAGTTATATTAGGAAAAGGGTATGGTTGTACTGTCGATATTTGGGCACTTGGTATTTGCTTATATGAATTTATATGCGGACCTCTACCATTTGGAAATGACGAAGAAGATCAATTAGAAATATTTCGTGATATATTAACAGGGCAACTGACCTTTCCAGAATATGTTACAGATACAGATAGTATAAATTTGATGAAAAGATTATTATGTAGACTACCTCAAGGAAGAATTGGTTGTTCTATTAACGGttttaaagatataaaagagcattcttttttttcatcttttgaTTGGGATAAATTAGCTGGTCGTTTACTTGATCCTCCTTTAATATCAAAAGCAGAAACCTATGCAGAAGATATTGACATAAAACAAATTGAAGAAGAAGATGCTGTTGATGAAGAAGAACCATTAAATGATGATGATAATTGGGATATAGATttctaa
- a CDS encoding GTP-binding protein, putative — protein MSSSISVWKKELGPNLNDLFLKKDLDNVRNSSDEKKKYLYLNTIEGEVKDNLDKKEKYSDFICRDKFIYDVNITCFPNYMHKSSLNIKKKFDICDLIIEVRDARLPFTSTNDFIIDNLKRYKNKKRIVILNKVDLISKRIALKAQSLIEEKTNSICLLTSSKLNKNISKIRDICKEIKPKFKSFGVFAMLVGLPNVGKSSIINSFKDITYNLGKYGHQNNKIAFEVNRKRVKTNVLAGTTKLVDTYKVSNNPLLYFIDTPGIFLPKMEDKEISLKLSALGNTLNYKYDHMYVGDYILFTLNKYKYYNYVKMLGLDSPTNDIRFVSNVISTKLNLCRNYKYLDINGGCRFFIDLFRLGLLGQVCLDSVPDKKDFVTYFDFKSEEPLTVNSQKHPLPFRGLL, from the coding sequence atgaGTTCAAGTATAAGTGTATGGAAAAAAGAATTAGGTCCAAATTTGAATgatttgtttttaaaaaaagatttagaTAATGTAAGAAATAGTagtgatgaaaaaaaaaaatatttatatttgaatACTATAGAAGGAGAAGTTAAAGACAATcttgataaaaaagaaaaatatagcGATTTTATATGTAGagataaatttatttatgatGTAAATATCACCTGTTTTCCGAATTATATGCATAAGTcttctttaaatattaaaaaaaaatttgatataTGTGATCTAATAATAGAAGTTAGAGATGCTAGATTACCTTTTACAAGTACTAATGATTTTATAATTGATAACctaaaaagatataaaaataaaaaacgtattgttattttaaataaagttGATTTAATATCAAAAAGGATAGCTTTAAAAGCACAAAGTTTAATAGAGGAAAAAACTAATTCCATATGTTTATTAACTTCatcaaaattaaataaaaatatatcaaaaattaGAGACATATGCAAAGAAATAAAGCCGAAATTTAAGAGCTTTGGTGTATTTGCTATGTTAGTAGGTTTACCAAATGTAGGTAAATCAAgtattattaattcttttaaagaTATTACTTATAACTTGGGAAAATATGGTcatcaaaataataaaatagcaTTTGAAGTTAATAGAAAAAGAGTAAAGACAAATGTTTTAGCAGGAACTACTAAATTAGTCGACACTTATAAGGTTTCTAATAACCCCTTGCTTTATTTTATAGATACACCAGGAATTTTTTTGCCTAAAATGGAAGATAAAGAAATTAGTTTAAAATTAAGTGCATTAGGAAATACTTTGAATTATAAATATGATCATATGTATGTGGGAGATTATATACTGTttacattaaataaatataaatattataattatgttAAAATGCTAGGTTTAGATTCTCCAACAAATGATATACGCTTTGTAAGTAATGTTATATcaacaaaattaaatttatgtagaaattataaatatctaGATATAAATGGTGGTTGCAGATTCtttattgatttatttaGATTAGGATTATTAGGACAAGTATGCTTAGATTCAGTACCAGATAAAAAGGATTTTGTTACTTATTTTGATTTTAAATCAGAAGAACCATTAACAGTAAATTCTCAAAAACATCCTTTACCATTTAGAGgtttattgtaa
- the PTEX150 gene encoding translocon component PTEX150, putative, producing the protein MKSLILISFFIFIFIHYNYVIANGENKNLNIKPTCSKPSDNNSNNDGSNNKDNKKKEIENSGDSSQQSNDQGNNDKINDNTENLQKDENREDGDDDISSSTNSSNNEVTEEDNDNYLNDEENQDSDSGNSDNTTQDNVLGLNGLFPGNLGGSNLQKILNDETFQSFLNSMGNNQGNNSNKENNIFGDIFKDMFNVINNNKLNLQGKGNMGNMDAFKNENGNKTDDNDDDDDDDDDDSDDSDDTDNADDTDKKNDETDSLNKLNNLEKLNALKDKLESTLKNVGVDVDKLKENIQRNKMFYNNNYMNDDLLKKFSLNLPSNTSNFDALKNTIDNNMQKEMNKKSNDSHIINSNKKGISFENKLSTFDDDTLDKYTEIPLDKEEDNIDELSNKYEGESYIDEEENSSNEHSNYNENNSNDNAKSLNESEFTSEEKLISSSSLNNNNFFVNNNRHQSDKFSTENDNENFDLDFEGNDNSNLNEGNNDNSAKEEDDDIISYDIEELKNELKEYTDLDIENISKAMNKYNTANKELKGGNKKQDNNKDENDEIDIEILKKLIEEGKLTYEDLTEDLLMKLILPDQSFFELSPYPSDEKDLSVNETSGLMNEQLKNFLKSYGTYHISYDPKSIDVKKQKKMENKEEDNDNDDDYYDSYKQIEQSYDGFPANYNHHVPQLVGNQYVYTSFYDKKEDLIKYLKENKIVLGKSKNKSKKYSANTDYYKKKKILALIRDYIDENNEKKAVEFKNIKSSKFINQKLKKNSEDNKLTILSKDELDEMVRKGNFSNKKKSNELKNTPNFIPNKKKNKSSVELTKSNNKNNMSEGNISSQNGIIKNGYVTYDGKNIISNGKYLRRIENDNEKDSTNKCNKGNCTLKTVNEDSQDDEHLQNVNIDKDKSNIRVKYPFSSNKEILYDDLIDNYFFKMLIEVPNLKILREKILKLPYSEKAKKLLLKRYYQYVKELKDRI; encoded by the coding sequence atgaaatcattaattttaatttcttttttcatctttatatttattcattataattatgtTATTGCAAATggtgaaaataaaaacttaaataTAAAACCGACTTGTTCTAAACCATctgataataatagtaataatgatGGCAGTAACAATaaggataataaaaaaaaggaaatagaGAATTCTGGTGATTCATCGCAACAATCTAATGATCAAggaaataatgataaaataaatgataatacGGAGAATTTGCAAAAGGATGAAAATAGAGAAGACGGCGATGATGACATATCTTCAAGTACTAATTCTTCAAATAACGAAGTAACAGAAGAAgataatgataattatttGAATGATGAAGAAAATCAAGATAGTGATAGTGGTAATTCAGATAATACAACTCAAGATAATGTTTTAGGTTTGAATGGATTGTTTCCTGGAAACTTAGGTGGAAGTAACCTTCAGAAGATACTGAATGATGAAACCTTTcaatcttttttaaattctatGGGAAATAATCAAGgtaataattcaaataaagaaaataacatatttggtgatatatttaaagatATGTTTAATGTAATCAATaacaataaattaaatttacaaGGAAAAGGAAATATGGGGAATATGGATgcatttaaaaatgaaaatggcAACAAAACTGATGATaatgatgatgatgatgatgatgatgatgatgataGTGATGATAGTGATGATACTGATAATGCTGATGAtactgataaaaaaaatgatgaaacaGATTCATTAAACAAGTTGAATAATCTCGAAAAATTAAATGCACTAAAAGATAAATTAGAAAgtactttaaaaaatgttgGTGTTGATGTTGACAaactaaaagaaaatattcaaaGAAATAAGatgttttataataataattacatGAATGATGatttacttaaaaaattttctttaaatttacCATCAAATACGTCAAATTTCGATGCTTTAAAAAACACAATTGATAATAATATGcaaaaagaaatgaataaaaaaagcaATGATTCACATATaattaattcaaataaaaaggGAATTTCTTTTGAAAATAAACTAAGCACATTTGATGATGATACTTTAGATAAATATACAGAAATACCATTAGATAAAGAAGAAGATAATATAGATGAGTTATCTAATAAATATGAAGGAGAAAGCTACatagatgaagaagaaaactCATCAAATGAGCATAGTAATTATAATGAGAACAATTCAAATGACAATGCAAAGAGCTTGAATGAAAGCGAATTTACAAGcgaagaaaaattaatatcatcttcatcattaaataataataatttttttgtaaataacaATCGACATCAATCAGATAAGTTTAGCACGgaaaatgataatgaaaaCTTTGATTTGGATTTTGAAGGAAACGATAAttcaaatttaaatgaagGCAATAATGATAATTCAGCTAAAGAAGAGGATGATGATATTATTTCATATGATATAGAAGagttaaaaaatgaattaaaggAATATACAGACCTTgatattgaaaatataagTAAAGCCATGAACAAATATAACACTGCAAATAAAGAACTAAAAGGGGGAAACAAAAAACaggataataataaagatgaaaatgatgaaatagATATTGAAATCCTTAAAAAGTTAATTGAAGAAGGTAAATTAACTTATGAAGATTTAACAGAAGatttattaatgaaattaattttacCTGATCAAAGTTTTTTTGAACTTTCTCCTTATCCAAGTGATGAAAAAGATTTATCAGTTAATGAAACGTCTGGTTTAATGAATGAGCAACTcaaaaactttttaaaatcatATGGTACCTATCATATTAGCTATGATCCCAAATCAATTGATGttaagaaacaaaaaaaaatggaaaacaAAGAAGAAGATAATGACAATGATGATGATTATTATGATTCCTATAAACAAATAGAACAGTCTTATGACGGATTCCCAGCAAACTACAACCATCATGTACCTCAATTAGTCGGTAATCAGTATGTCTACACTTCTTTctatgataaaaaagaagatttaataaaatatttgaaagaaaataaaatagttttaggaaaatctaaaaataaatcaaagaAATATAGTGCAAATACagattattataaaaaaaaaaaaatattggcATTAATCCGAGATTATatagatgaaaataatgaaaaaaaagctgttgaatttaaaaatataaaaagtagcaaatttattaatcaaaaattaaaaaaaaatagtgaaGATAACAAATTAACTATATTATCTAAAGATGAGCTTGATGAAATGGTGCGTAAAGGAAATTTtagcaataaaaaaaaatctaacgaattaaaaaatactcCTAATTTTATTcccaataaaaaaaaaaataaatcttcTGTAGAATTAacaaaaagtaataataaaaataatatgagtGAAGGTAATATTAGCTCACAAAATGGTATTATTAAGAATGGCTATGTTACATATGATGGGAAGAATATTATTTCAAATGGAAAATATTTAAGAAGAAtagaaaatgataatgaaaaagattcaacaaataaatgtaataaaGGAAATTGTACTTTAAAAACAGTAAATGAAGATTCACAAGATGATGAACATCTACAAAACGTAAATATTGATAAGGATAAAAGCAATATCCGTGTTAAGTATCCATTTTCATCTAATAAAGAAATACTTTATGATGATTTAATagataattatttctttaaaatgtTAATTGAAGTtcctaatttaaaaattctgaGAGAGAAAATTCTTAAATTACCGTATAGTGAAAAAGctaaaaaattacttttaaAGAGATATTATCAATATGTAAAGGAACTTAAAGatagaatataa